The following DNA comes from Luteolibacter flavescens.
TGGCCGTTGGTGAAGGCATCGTTCCGGTAGAAGCGATCCAGCGATACCGTGATGGAGTCCACTTCTCCCGCGGTCAGGCCCGCATTTCCGGTGGTTAGGTTTTGCTCGTAGTAGCCGGCGACGGACTGCGAATGGGCGGCGATGCTCGTCAGCCCGGGAGTCAGGTTGCCGGCCTGGCCGTAGAGGCCGTTTGCGGGTGGAGTGGCGAGCGAGTTCGTCCAGCCCTGCGGGGCCGTGCCGATATTCGAGTTCCACAGGCCCGCATCGAAGTTCCCGTTCACCATGGTGACGGGCTTGGTAGCGGCGGAGAGGGCGACATTTGCGAGGACGGGCACGTGCAGGATTCCCGCATTCCCGGCATTGGTCTCGATCTTCAGGAGGTCTCCGAAGGCCCCGGTCGCAGTCCCGGGATCGAAGGAAATCACCACGTCACCGCTTTCGCCCGGATCAATCTGATCGGGAGAAGACACCACGGAAAAGCCGTTTCCGCCCTGACCCGCGAATGTCGCGCCGGAGAAATACAGCGGCGTCCCTCCGCCATCGTTGTTCAGCGTGAGCGTCATGGTCTGCGGCCCCGGATTCGCCGCCAGATCGCCGAAGTCCACCCGCGGGGTCGCTGCCGAGATCACCGGATCCACGACGACGACGGTCACCGGCACCAGACGGACAGGCTGCTGTGGGTCATTCGATGCGATCTGAAGCGTGACCAGATACGTCCCGCTTCCCTCGGGCGGATCGAAGCCCAGCTCCACGGTACCGTTTTCGCCGGGGATCAATGTCTCCGAGAAATCGACCACGGAGAAGAGATCCGCATTCTGGCCGACCGGTGTGACAGACGTGACGGTCAGATCACCGCTGACTGCCGCATTGGAGACCAGCACACTGAAAACTTGGCTTCGCCCGTCATTGGTGAAGCTGTTCACGGCCGCAGTGGTGATCTCCGGTCCGGGAATCGCCGCCGCCACGATCTGCGACTGGGTCATCGCGGTATTGAAGATCTTTAGGTCGTCGATCCTGCCATTGAAGGGATCGATGTTATTGCTATTCGCGCCGATACCGTACTGGGTGACCGTCTCGTCGTTGAAGTTCGCGGACGTGGCGGTGTAAACGGAGTTGCCGTTGATGAAGACCTCCACCGCTCCGGCATTCCACACGTAGGCCACGTGCTGCCAGACGTTGTTCGCCGAGACGGCGGTGGTGGAGCGCATGTCCACCACGCCGAAGGTGGTGAAGAGCGCCTTGTCCGCATTCGAAAGTCCGACGCCCCAGCCATTCGCAGGGCCCGTGGAAAAGATCCGCTGGTTCGAGTTCGCGGTGATGTTGGCATTCACCCAACACATCAGGGTGAAGGTACCGGTCTTCCCGGGGCCGGCAAGATTGCCGATCACCGCAGGGCTCCCGATCTGGAACATCCCGCTGCCCGCGCGGTTGAACTGGATCGAGGTACCGAATTTCGCCACGTCGGCAGCGGTCACCGTGATCGCGCCATAGGTGCCCTCGGTCACGGAGGGCTGGCCGTAGGTCAGGCCGTTGTTTGCCAGGGAGACTGCAGTCGGCCTGCCCGTCAGTTGGTTTCCGGAGGTATCGGAAATATTGCCGGTCATCTCGTTCATGCCCCAGCGGGCCACGAGTTCCGCCTGGGAGGGGCCTTGCGCCGCGACGAGCAGGGCGACCGCGAGGCCATGGGTTTTCAGAGGTGTTTTTTTCATGGATTCTCGGCACGGGGGCGCCCGGATAACCCGGAATCCTCCGCTTCGATGTCCGTACCGCGAAATGTCCCTTCCTGACAAAAATCCGCCAAAAAAATTACGGATCCACCACCCTCGTCGCGTTTCCGTATGGATTACTCATGAAAATCAAGGTGTTCCGGTCACGAAGCGCATGTCTCTCATGGACGCCCGGTGAACTCGGCACTCCGACCCTCAAGACACCATCGGAAACCTCCCAGTAGGAGCCCCGGAACGCGGCGGGCCGCTCCTCGCCATTCACGAAAAGCCGCACCTGACCGTCCGGCAGGAATTCTCGGACGTACTGGCTGCCGAGATTGTAGTAGCTCCAGCGTCCGATGAAGTCCGACGCGGTGGCAGTGGAGACGAGGCCTTCCTCGAATTGCAGGAGGCCGACGCTCGCCACGGGCACGGTGCGATCCGAGGCCCAGTCATCACGTGGATACGTCTCCACGGTCACGTGCAAGGTCCACCGTCCGCGCTCGAAGTCTCCCGGCTTCACGTCCAGCCCGAAGACATTGGCGCTCACCAGCTTCAGGTTTCCGGTCACGCCCGTGTGGGTATCCGCGGAGACCGCCCTGCCATCGCGGCGCAGCTC
Coding sequences within:
- a CDS encoding LamG-like jellyroll fold domain-containing protein, translating into MKKTPLKTHGLAVALLVAAQGPSQAELVARWGMNEMTGNISDTSGNQLTGRPTAVSLANNGLTYGQPSVTEGTYGAITVTAADVAKFGTSIQFNRAGSGMFQIGSPAVIGNLAGPGKTGTFTLMCWVNANITANSNQRIFSTGPANGWGVGLSNADKALFTTFGVVDMRSTTAVSANNVWQHVAYVWNAGAVEVFINGNSVYTATSANFNDETVTQYGIGANSNNIDPFNGRIDDLKIFNTAMTQSQIVAAAIPGPEITTAAVNSFTNDGRSQVFSVLVSNAAVSGDLTVTSVTPVGQNADLFSVVDFSETLIPGENGTVELGFDPPEGSGTYLVTLQIASNDPQQPVRLVPVTVVVVDPVISAATPRVDFGDLAANPGPQTMTLTLNNDGGGTPLYFSGATFAGQGGNGFSVVSSPDQIDPGESGDVVISFDPGTATGAFGDLLKIETNAGNAGILHVPVLANVALSAATKPVTMVNGNFDAGLWNSNIGTAPQGWTNSLATPPANGLYGQAGNLTPGLTSIAAHSQSVAGYYEQNLTTGNAGLTAGEVDSITVSLDRFYRNDAFTNGHALLRVSLWDKTNNLEITGRDIVFENPGVASGGNILTPVSLDLPYDSSTYGSEEIALRFTRIAPFVVNANANQATLVIDNVSVSVDGTWAPAAGYASWAVSMGLDGTPGKESGPADDPDHDGVSNFDEYAFGGHPLAGGSGVIQAVSATDTNGDSQRELILTVAVREDAVFTGTTSPVGTAAGVSYAIQGSLDLVDFVAAVEGPLAAAVVPVSLPASPPAGYKYVSFRLAGSGGLPGKGFLRAAATVN